Below is a window of Quercus robur chromosome 6, dhQueRobu3.1, whole genome shotgun sequence DNA.
tatttgtcccatcaacccatacccaaaatggttgggggtggttgtaaaagctaaaAAGTATGATTCTGTCATgtgcagagtacttaattgcaatAATGGCAGTCTTTCCCTTGTTCTTTATCGTTTTAGTACTTTTCTTGTTCAGCGAAATGACCCGAAATGTCATCACCAAGACCGAGTTGCTCCCTTTGCCCCCGGCTACATTTATGGCCGAGGAGGGTCCTTCCCATGACCGAGGAGGATCCTTCCCATGGCCAAGGGGTGGGCCTTCCTTGGATCGGGCCCTGGGCCCAGCGCAGACATTGACATGGGCTTCCCGGCTTCATACCCCCCCACAATATTGGTTTTGGCTTAGGAGAAGGGTGTTCTATTGCACATGGGATTATGATaatcttattttctaaaataagtgcttagttaaaataaattattttataaatattcattattctttttttttggagaaaatattCATTATTCTTAGCTGGTCCCAAATGGTTAAATTTTAAGTTCAAAATTCggattgaattttaaaaaaagaaaaaaaaaagaaaaaagaaaaaagaaaaaaaacccaacttaCCATGACACCATTACAAACATTCAGAATCACAAGTTTCAGGTTCACATTGCAGGTCATTTTGGACATAATACATATCGAAATTAGCTCAAGCACAATTTTGGCGAAGTTGTAGAATTTTGAATTATCTTTCAAATGACACTAATTTCAtatcaatttgaaatttttggaaaaaaaaaattatggtcaaaatattaacaaatgCTCAACGATTTATCTTTtagatatgatagaattttaactTATGATGTTGCTCTATTATGAtcgctctttatcatcaaatcataacactaattggtttttaatATAGGTAGGGTTTGAAACTTAGCTCTCCTATTCGAAAACAataaactttactagttgagttagCTGCAACTCACTTAAATATTAACACTTCGATTAGTGTATTTGTCAACTATTTAGTATATTTTATTGGCTTTAGTGTAAGCATTTCATTGTAATTATTCCTTACAATGGCCTCCCtcttttttataaacttttctttttgttgataaaCTGCACAATGGCCTCCCTCAAGCCAACATCAGCCCAAAATCAGTGAACAAATCAAGCCCAAATGAACCCACCAAAATATCAGaaagtttaaagtttaaacactaaaaacgaCATTCTTTAAGCCTTTGCTGGACTTGGACTGTATAATTCTGAACATCAGCCCAAATAAATGGACATATCAAGCCCAAATGAACCCACCAAAATATCAGAaagtttataacttttttttttttttggatgggatCAGAAAGTTTATAacttaaacaataaaaacaacattcttttaagttttactttatgaaattttattctaaccTACTACTCTAATAATGTACGGGtgtatgaaattttttctaaaaacttgTTTACTCTAAAATTTGAGTTCCTACCTTCACACACAGTACAAACATTTATTTAGTTATGAAATGACATATAATACAGTGCGAGTGGTCAAACTCAACAACATTAATCAGACAGCTCACCGAGACATACGCCACCACTACCTGACACAGCGAGAGCGATCATTGTGAAATCTGTGTTCTCCCTTTCTTTCCAGTGTTGATCCCATCACATCTCCGCACCATCCTAACCAATCCCTTCATGCCACATAacccaacaaaaataacttTTCACAAACGTGGCAAGTATCCATTGCTTAACTTATAGTAGTGCCCTAAACTGAAATGTACTataatataaagtataaacaaagccaaatatttaaatacacaaaaaaatcaGCAAAATCGTGTCGCTTGTTCATTTTAATCAAAATCAATCTCACTTTACCTCTCACAGTTCtcacacacaaaccaaaaaacTTAAAGCCTTTCCTCACCGATCTCTGAACTACCATAAAGTACAGAGTAACCAAAAAAGCGCTCGGAGATTCATAGCTCTCTCTGAAAATGGCTAgcggtggaggtggaggtggaggagcAGGATATGGAGATTCGAACCAGAAGATAGACTATGTGTTCAAGGTGGTGCTGATAGGTGACTCGGCGGTCGGGAAGTCTCAGATACTGGCTCGGTTCGCACGCAACGAGTTCAGTTTGGACTCCAAAGCCACCATCGGCGTCGAGTTCCAGACTCGCACTCTTGTCATTGAGCACAAGAGTGTCAAGGCTCAGATCTGGGACACGGCTGGTCAAGAACGGTACCTTCTAGTCTAGAAACTTATACTGCTTTTGCTTGATTCGtagggttttgattttctttttttttagttcacttTAGAGTTAGATCGATCTTgcatttgataaaaataatgttaatggatttgttttgtttagttttgtttagTTTAGCTTTGGTTGAATcgcttgtttttgtttgtttgttgaggTTTACTGATTTTGTTATCGTCGTATCTATTTTCATGCGCAGTTTTCGAAGTTCAAACCCAAGTCCAAATTTATCTCTGTAACTGATTTTTAttactgatatatatatatattccatggttatgattttattttatttttatttgttgctgatattataatttttggaaGAACAAAACAAATGGGACTAAAATTTGGATTTAATATGAAGGACGAAGAGtataatttgaatattatttCCAATCTAGTCCGTTTTAGAGTTTCTTAACGCTTTTGAATGTGTATACTATCATGAGGtttatttcaattttagtaAGTATAATTGTAGATATTGATTATAATTTGCAAatcattatatattttcaaaataaaagaatggatTAGGATCGTTTAGACTCTTTATGGTTACTCGTAGAGTTTCTAAAATCTTATCCATCCATTTTGAAATGAATGGATTGAATTTTACCACATCATGAGTAGTTAAATAGACATTGAGCATCGGCATTTTGAtatctatttaaattttgattatatgGTAAAATCCAATTTCAAAATGGATGGAAAGGATTTTAAGAAATCCATGGTAGAGTTACACTAAGAACTCTACAGGGtcttaatccaaaaaaaaaaaaaagacgaaaGGTAATAGGAAGTTTGGAGTTGTTGAAATTTCTTGTCATTGTTTGGTTATGTAGCCATGTCGGTGTGGGTTGATTTTATAGATCAATTGTATGATTACACTTATCAATTGTATTAGGCTCCTATAGATATTTGGAAATGGACCCAGCATCACATGACTGACATGTTGAATGTTTATGAAGATTGATATTTTATTTGCAGACAAGTTCTTTGTCTTACCAGTATAAATGATTACTCAATTATTAATGACGTGTCAAAATTCAATCCACTAATTTCAAAATGAATGGATATAGGCATATAGCTTTGTATTCTAAGAGTGAATTGTAGGAAAATGTTGAAATGTTACTGGACTAGATATAGCTTTGTATTCTACTTGATGAGAGAGAGCCTGTGCAAACCTTTTTGCCAATTTTTAAGTCTCATCTAAGTGTTGCCTGAATCACATTGTATTATCCGTGAAGttattttaaagaaatgttGATTTAGTGCAAGTAATAATCATCTGATCAAGTTTTTTGGTGGATTGAGCAGATACAGAGCAGTTACAAGTGCATATTACAGGGGTGCTGTTGGGGCAATGCTGGTTTACGACATAACCAAACGCCAGACTTTTGATCACATACCTCGTTGGCTGGAAGAGCTGCGTAACCATGCGGACAAGAACATTGTCATCATTCTGATAGGGAACAAAACTGATCTCGAGAATCAGCGTGCAGTTCCCACAGAGGATGCCAAAGAATTTGCTCAGAAGGAAGGACTGTTTTTCTTGGAGACCTCGGCACTGGAAGCAACGAACGTTGAAACCGCCTTTTTGACTGTGTTGACAGAGATCTTCAACATTGTGAACAAGAAGAACCTAGTTGCTGATGAAAATCAAGGTAACGGGAACCCTGCATCTCTGGCTGGCAAGAAGATCCTTATCCCTGGTCCTGCACAAGTGATCCCAGCTAAGAGCAACATGTGCTGTAGATCATCATGATTTGATTGAATTGAGGTTTAAAAAGAGGGGAATCTTGGTTCTGTGTTACTCATAGCAATTCTTTTAGGTGTGTGATGTGTTTCCTTTGTATATCTTTCAATGCTTAAGTTTAGTTTGCAGGAGGAAGCCAATTATATTCATGTTTTGAAATGGGAGAAAGAACTAAAGATGAAGCTAAGTTGCAGATTGCTTGTTACGTATTTGATGTCTCAAAACTTAAGTTAACACTCTCTTTCAATCAATTTCACAATTCacaattattgtaaaatttatgaATGCCTTTGAGAAAATTGCTAGTGTCTTGCACTCTTGATAAAGGCCATGCTTAGGGTTAAATACTTAAATGCAAACACGAGCACAGCTACGTATCCTATTGCCGTTAAGGTGTGTGTCTATATGgatggtttgtttggataggTGTTTTCTGTTGGCTTGTTTATCTAATTCCTCTATTGAGAGGATTTCAAATCTTTGTTTAAAGGAGTTGAATAGATTAATAAATATGTAGCTTTATTTCTATATACATTTTAAGTAATAGTATGGGGTTTCAAATCTTAGATGTCTTTGTtgaaaacactagaaaatatcaCTTGACttaagtgtatttgaaaaagacATTTAAAGGTCATTTGTAAAAtaatcttttaaatatatatatatatatatatatatatatatattattatttttgtttttagatttgGCTGTTGTTATGAAATTTATGAgtggatttgaaatttatttatatatggatTTCAAATGATCAGAAGTAGAAGTAATTTCAAATCCTTCAAATCCATAATTTCAGGggctttttttttagcaaaatttcaaatccataatATCAGGGGCGTTTGTTTgagcaaaatttcaaaactcgAATCATCATTTGTATATTGAATTACTCCGTATATTAcaatttaatacttaaaattgttcttcaaattcattgtttttaaATCCTCCTATCCAAGCAGAACCATTCAGTCGGACTCGAAATCTATATTGGCAATTTGATACACACATCATGCTTGATGATTTAGCGTTACAATTGATGTCCAACTTTTTTTGGTCTACACAATAGTCAATACATGTTTTGCCACACGGATTTATTTAATAGATCATATTCTCATTTTCGAATGTATTGTGTTTTATTGAAACTAGTCAAAGACTCATGCAATGTGtaggaataaataattattttgtattgtaatataatgtataattttttctctaaaatttgttgaagataatttgttctccctaacaattaaaaatatgagccctaaaaatgcaataaaaatgataaatattcaaaagtctGATTCAGTCCACATTGttttattcggtccattctatcATCTTCAGTCCAATTTAGTTCATTATGTCCACTAAAGTTCTATTCGCTCCACTTCGGCCTTATttagtccacttcggtccaCATTGGCTCTATTCGATCCACATTGATCCTATTCTTTCCATTTCAATTCTATTCTGTCTacattggtcctattcagtctaTTCCATCAACTTTGGTcatattcggtccactttggtcttattTCGTCCATTCTGTctactttggttctatttggaCCTATTCGGTCCATGCTATCCACTTTagtccacttcagtcctattCAGACTATTTGGTCCAATTTAGTCCTAATCAGTCCATTTtttccactttggttctatccGGTCCGTTTCGTCTACTTCGGTCCTATTCAGTCTAAATTGGTCTTAATTGGTCAACTTCGGTCTTATTCGATCCAATTTGGTCCCGTTCGGTCCATTCTGTCTACTTTGGTTCTAATCTGTCCATTAGTTTT
It encodes the following:
- the LOC126732419 gene encoding ras-related protein Rab11D, whose product is MASGGGGGGGAGYGDSNQKIDYVFKVVLIGDSAVGKSQILARFARNEFSLDSKATIGVEFQTRTLVIEHKSVKAQIWDTAGQERYRAVTSAYYRGAVGAMLVYDITKRQTFDHIPRWLEELRNHADKNIVIILIGNKTDLENQRAVPTEDAKEFAQKEGLFFLETSALEATNVETAFLTVLTEIFNIVNKKNLVADENQGNGNPASLAGKKILIPGPAQVIPAKSNMCCRSS